The sequence CCTCCCACTGGCGGATCGAGCTGCCTCAGCTGGATCCCGACGGGGTGGCGAAGGCCGTCGAGGTCTTCACCGCCGCCGACGAGGTGCTGGTCGAGCGGATGACCAAGCAGGGACGGCGGACCTTCGACGCGCGGGCGGCAGTCATAAGCATCGATGCCCTTGTGCCGACGGCGACGCCTTCCGGGGACCCGGCCGTACCGTGTGCGATACTCGAACTGGTCGTGCGGCAGGTCACCCCGTCCGTACGGCCCGATGACGTCCTTTCCGGCCTCCGCGTGGTGGCCGGCCTGGAGCCGCCGGTGGCCCCGAAGGTGATCCGGCTGGCTCAGGGCACGCTGACCGCGCAGGGTGCGATCGTGGATCCGTTGGACGCGGACCGCGACTGGGCAACCATCGGCGGGCGCTGACCGACGGTCGGCGTCCAGACAGGCAGACTTCGCCGGTCGCGCACCCTGTGCGCGCCGGGGAAACACCTTTGCGGCAACCCTGCGTGGCAGCGCTCACCCGCGCCCGGGGAAGCCAGAACTGGAGAACGTCCATGCTCGAGAACGAGCCCGAGGGCGGCGAACGCACCGGCGCGAACCTGGCCGGCGAGACCGCCGAGAACAACACCACCGGTGCGGCCGGTGCAGCGAGCGGGGCCGAGACGCCCCGGGTGCTGCCGGCGCCGTGAGTGGCGCCGCCGACCTGGAGGCCGCGTCGACCGCCGAGCCCGCCCCCGTCGCCGGGCGACCCGTCGCCGGGCCGCCCCGGTAAGCCGGCCGGAGCAGACCGAAGCCCCGGTGGAGGCGCCCGGCGTCGCGGCGGCCGGCAGCGGGGAAGCCCCGCAGGCCGAGGTGTTCGCGCCGGTCTCCGGCGACCTCGACCCCGCGGCGAAGACCCCGAGACGGCGCCGCAAGGCCACCACCAGCCAGAAGGACACCGAGGAACCGCTGGCCGCGGCGCAGGCCGAGGCCGCCGACGGCGACGTGGTGCCGCCGGTCAAGGTGACCCGCACCCGCCGCAAGAAGGCGGCGTCCGCGGCGGCCGAGCCGCCCGCCGACGCCCCGACCGCGCAGCCGCTGGTCGCCGAGGCGCCGCCGAGCGGGAGCCCGACGCCGCACCCGCGGCCGGCACCGACTTCGGCTCCGCCGCGTTGCCGGCCGAGGGCGCCGCCGAGCCGGTGGACGCGGACACCGCCAGTGGCACCGGCGGGCCGGCCCAGGAGGCCGCCGGGCAACCCGCTCCGGAGACCCGCTCGCGGCGCCGCAAGGCCGCGCTCGCCGCGCCGACGGTGCTGTTCATGGCCCCGGAAGAGGTCGTCGCCCGTGCCGCCGCGGCCGAGGCCGCCGCCGCCGAGGAGACCGCCGAGGAACCGGCAGAGCCGACGCGGCGCCGGCGTCGCGGCCGACGCGAGGTCGAGCCCGTGGTGACGGTCGAGGTCGAGGAGGAAGAGACCGCCACGGAGGGCGAAGAGGCCGCCGAGGAGGATGACGACGAGGAGACCGCCGCCGCGCGGCGCCGCCGCCGGCGTGGTCGCCGGGGCCGGGGCCGGGGCAAGGGCGGCACCGACGACGTCGAGGACGCCGAGGAGGGCGAGGCCGAGGAGGCCGTCCAGGCCGAGTCGGACGAGACCGAGGCGGACGGCGACGACGCCGAGGGCGGCGACGGGATGACCCGCCGCCGCCGCCGGCGCCGCCGCCGGGGGCCGGCGACACCGACGGCACCGCCGATGACGGCGTCCCCACCGTGGTGAAGATCAGGGAGCCGCGCCGGACGGTCGACGAGGTGCAGGGCGTCTCCGGCTCGACCCGGCTGGAGGCCAAGCGGCAGCGCCGCCGGGACGGGCGCGAGCAGCGCCGGACCCGCCCGCCGATCCTCAGCGAGTCCGAGTTTCTGGCCCGCCGCGAGGCGGTCGACCGGGTGATGGCGGTACGCCAGCGGGGTGACCGCACCCAGATCGCCGTGCTCGAGGACGGCGTCCTGGTCGAGCACTACGTCACCCGCAACTCGGCCGGCACCATGGCCGGCAACGTCTACCTGGGCAAGGTGCAGAACGTGCTGCCCAGCATGGAGGCGGCCTTCGTCGACATCGGCCGGGGGCGCAACGCGGTCCTGTACGCCGGCGAGGTCAACTGGGACACCACCGGTCTGGAGGGACGGGCCCGCTCGATCGAGCAGGCCCTCCGGTCCGGCGACTCCGTGCTGGTGCAGGTGACCAAGGACCCGATCGGGCACAAGGGGGCCCGGTTGACCAGCCACATCGCGCTCTCCGGCCGGCACCTGGTCTACGTGCCCGGCGGCAACGCCTCCGGGATCAGCCGCAAGCTGCCGGACACCGAGCGCAAGCGGCTGCGCGACGTGCTGAAGAAGCTGGTCCCGGACGGCGCCGGGGTGATCGTCCGGACCGCGGCCGAGGGGGCCAGCGAGGACGAGTTGGAGCGGGACGTCAAGCGACTCCAGGCGCAGTGGGACGACATCCAGGACAAGGCCGCCGAGGGCGGCGCTCCGGTGCTGCTCTACGAGGAGCCGGATCTGGTGATCCGGGTGGTCCGTGACCTGTTCAACGAGGACTTCCGCGACCTGGTGGTCGAGGGCGACGAGGCGTACGACATGGTCGACTCGTACCTGTCGCACGTGTCGCCGGACCTGGTCGAGCGGCTGCGGCGGCATGTCGGCACCGCGGACGTCTTCGCCGAGTACCGGATCGACGAGCAGATCCTCAAGGGGCTCGACCGCAAGGTCTTCCTGCCCTCCGGCGGTCACCTGGTGATCGACCGGACCGAGGCGATGACCGTGGTCGACGTCAACACCGGCAAGTACACCGGTGCCGGGGGCAACCTGGAGGAGACGGTCACCCGCAACAACCTGGAGGCGGCCGAGGAGATGGTCCGGCAGCTGCGGCTGCGGGACATCGGCGGCATCGTGGTGATCGACTTCATCGACATGGTGCTGGAGTCGAACCGGGAGCTGGTGCTGCGCCGGCTGACCGAGTGCCTGGGGCGGGATCGCACCAAGCACCAGGTCACCGAGATCACGTCGCTGGGCCTGGTGCAGATGACCCGTAAGCGGATCGGTGCCGGGCTGCTGGAGGCGTTCAGCGAGACCTGCGACTGCTGCAAGGGCCGGG is a genomic window of Micromonospora tarapacensis containing:
- a CDS encoding TIGR03936 family radical SAM-associated protein, coding for MRYAKRGPLRFTSHRDFARAFERALRRAGVPVAFSQGFTPHPKISYASAAPTGVASEAEYLEIGLREPVEPEQLRAALDAALSPGLDVLDAVVASGTGLADRIEASHWRIELPQLDPDGVAKAVEVFTAADEVLVERMTKQGRRTFDARAAVISIDALVPTATPSGDPAVPCAILELVVRQVTPSVRPDDVLSGLRVVAGLEPPVAPKVIRLAQGTLTAQGAIVDPLDADRDWATIGGR